A region of the Salifodinibacter halophilus genome:
GCGGCAACGGCTACATCAACGAGTACCCGACCGGCCGCCTGCTGCGCGACGCCAAGCTGTACGCGATCGGCGCGGGCACCAACGAGATCCGGCGCATGCTGATCGGGCGGGAGCTGTTCGACGGCAAGAGCTGATCGCGGCGTCGCTTGCCCCCC
Encoded here:
- a CDS encoding isovaleryl-CoA dehydrogenase (catalyzes the formation of 3-methylbut-2-enoyl CoA from 3-methylbutanoyl CoA), which gives rise to RAFAYQVARDFDGGYKSRVDAASCLLHASDAAVEVALEAIQTLGGNGYINEYPTGRLLRDAKLYAIGAGTNEIRRMLIGRELFDGKS